The Chitinophagales bacterium genome contains a region encoding:
- a CDS encoding glycosyltransferase family 4 protein has protein sequence MDYGKIRVLMLGWEFPPIVTGGLGPACYGLAKALAGFTDLKIILPKSDLNFKMRKVNILGLNHFTFDPIGNELFLADYRTFLATEFLTHELNNQLAELRVPYYSYDISGFEAISLFNESDSYGINVIRKVQAYAEVVEKLADTIDFDLIHAHDWITYPAGIKLKEKTGKPLLVHVHSLETDRANPDVRNQVYFIEKNGLEAADHILPVSEYTKHSIINYYGINPDKISPVYNAIEAAHVYKIQRTDGQKWVLFLGRITRQKGPEFLFETIVKLSRRMTNVKFYIAGSGDLAEDLKIKVANAGLNDAVVFTGFINRQKIEELLASADAYFMPSVSEPFGLSALEAAQFNVPCVISKQSGVNEVLFNVLKADCWDTNKLSDYLYGVLNYAGLRDTMVRLTANDIRNISWDNSAREVLKSYKRMVPQVDVV, from the coding sequence GTGGATTATGGTAAGATCAGGGTATTGATGCTTGGCTGGGAATTTCCTCCAATAGTTACTGGTGGATTGGGTCCGGCCTGTTACGGTCTTGCAAAAGCACTTGCAGGCTTTACGGATCTTAAAATTATTCTTCCGAAAAGCGATTTGAATTTTAAGATGAGAAAAGTAAATATTCTTGGTCTCAACCATTTTACTTTTGACCCTATTGGGAATGAGCTTTTTTTAGCCGACTACCGTACTTTTTTAGCTACTGAATTTTTAACACATGAACTAAATAACCAACTGGCGGAGCTTCGGGTACCTTACTATAGTTACGATATCAGCGGCTTTGAAGCTATATCGCTTTTTAATGAATCTGATTCTTACGGAATAAATGTTATTCGCAAAGTGCAGGCTTATGCTGAAGTGGTTGAAAAACTAGCGGATACAATTGACTTTGATCTGATACATGCACACGACTGGATCACCTATCCTGCCGGCATAAAACTTAAAGAAAAAACAGGAAAACCTTTATTGGTTCACGTTCATTCCCTGGAAACAGACCGTGCAAATCCGGATGTACGAAACCAGGTGTACTTTATTGAAAAAAATGGCCTTGAAGCTGCTGATCATATATTGCCGGTGAGCGAGTATACCAAGCACTCTATTATTAATTATTATGGCATAAATCCTGATAAAATTTCACCGGTCTATAATGCTATTGAAGCGGCCCATGTGTATAAAATACAGCGGACAGATGGTCAAAAATGGGTTTTATTTCTGGGGCGAATTACACGGCAAAAAGGTCCGGAATTTTTGTTCGAAACTATAGTAAAACTTAGCCGCCGGATGACTAATGTAAAATTCTATATAGCCGGATCAGGAGATTTGGCAGAAGATTTAAAAATAAAGGTGGCAAATGCAGGATTAAATGATGCAGTTGTCTTTACGGGGTTCATTAACCGGCAGAAAATTGAAGAGCTGCTCGCTTCTGCAGATGCTTATTTTATGCCCTCTGTCTCCGAACCATTTGGACTATCTGCATTGGAAGCTGCTCAATTTAATGTGCCCTGTGTTATTTCAAAACAATCCGGGGTAAACGAAGTTCTATTTAATGTTTTAAAGGCAGATTGCTGGGATACCAATAAGCTGTCTGATTATTTATACGGTGTATTAAATTATGCCGGATTGCGCGACACTATGGTTCGCCTTACTGCAAATGATATCAGGAACATAAGCTGGGATAATTCAGCACGGGAAGTGCTTAAGTCTTACAAGCGAATGGTGCCTCAGGTTGATGTTGTATAG
- a CDS encoding PorV/PorQ family protein produces MKKIFLPFAIAVCFGSSAFAQFYKYSNEFLSIGVGARALGMSGAQVATVSDVTAGFWNPAGLSLMDKKFEVGLMHSEYFAGIAKYDYASVALPLQDKNRVMALSLIRFGVDDIPNTLFLIEPDGSINYNNVTTFSVADYAALFSYAQSLPIEGLRAGGTLKIIHRTAGSFAHSWGVGIDIGAQYQLKNWRFGALGKDITTTFNAWNFDFTDQEQTIFSETNNIIPGNSIELTAPKIILGAAYNFEFGKTNKISLLPEIDVDVTTDGKRNVLISAKPFSFDPHIGLEAGYGKTIYLRAGVGNFQRVRNIDSSKALTVQPNIGIGLRIKTVDIDYALTNLGDLSGSLYSHVFSIRFGVADKPKAGYGR; encoded by the coding sequence ATGAAAAAAATATTTTTACCTTTTGCAATTGCAGTATGCTTTGGTTCTTCAGCGTTTGCTCAATTCTATAAGTACAGTAATGAATTCCTGAGTATTGGTGTGGGTGCGCGTGCTTTAGGTATGTCGGGCGCGCAAGTGGCGACGGTGAGCGATGTTACGGCCGGTTTCTGGAATCCTGCCGGATTATCGCTGATGGATAAGAAATTTGAAGTGGGGCTGATGCATTCCGAATATTTTGCCGGCATCGCCAAATATGATTATGCATCCGTGGCACTTCCACTCCAGGATAAGAATCGCGTAATGGCGCTCTCCCTGATTCGCTTTGGAGTGGATGACATCCCTAACACTTTATTTCTGATTGAACCGGATGGCAGTATCAATTATAATAATGTAACCACCTTTTCAGTTGCCGATTATGCAGCTCTATTTTCCTATGCACAATCATTGCCGATTGAAGGATTAAGAGCAGGTGGCACCCTTAAAATTATACATCGCACCGCCGGAAGCTTTGCACATTCATGGGGCGTAGGCATCGATATTGGTGCCCAGTACCAGTTAAAAAATTGGAGGTTTGGCGCCCTGGGGAAAGACATCACCACAACCTTTAATGCATGGAACTTTGATTTTACCGACCAGGAACAAACCATTTTTTCTGAGACAAATAATATTATCCCTGGAAATTCTATTGAGCTCACGGCACCGAAAATTATTCTTGGAGCGGCATATAACTTTGAATTTGGCAAGACGAATAAAATATCATTACTGCCTGAAATTGATGTGGATGTAACCACCGATGGAAAAAGAAACGTGCTCATCAGTGCGAAGCCTTTTTCCTTTGATCCTCATATTGGCCTGGAAGCCGGTTACGGGAAAACCATCTATCTACGTGCCGGAGTCGGGAATTTTCAACGGGTTAGAAATATAGACAGCTCTAAGGCGCTTACCGTTCAGCCTAATATAGGTATAGGTTTGAGGATAAAAACAGTTGATATAGATTATGCGCTTACTAATTTAGGTGACCTTTCAGGCTCCCTATACTCACACGTATTTTCAATAAGGTTTGGCGTAGCTGATAAACCCAAAGCTGGTTATGGCAGATGA
- a CDS encoding alpha-amylase: MNNKKNNKPARKSDQSLPLFNPENKSDAIVTNNEITRPADKKEKVDNLEEKSASFIPGKKYLQTGGIRTENQGEGAIKKVENNSGTAVCIYFQVHQPFRLREYSFTHIGNDHFYENYEQNIAILNQVSEKCYLPANKKFLELLSLYKGKFKLTYSFSGVVLEQLQLYRPDVLESFQALVASGYVEILEETYYHSLSYIFSKNEFDRQVQMHHDKVKELFSAEPTIFRNTELIFNNDIADHIAGLGYRGMLCEGADKWLNGRSPNQVFAVPGKENFGLLLKNYRLSDDIAFRFSNSGWEHWPLTAEKFTNWIHKHAGAAETINLFMDYETFGEHQWKETGIFNFISNLPPLILKHPDFHFRTASEVLELYPVRDIYDVPDYTSWADADRDISAWNENEMQKEAFNRIYALENAVKQTQDADLLKVWGKLQTSDHFYYMSTKFWSDGDVHKYFSPFNSPYDAAIYYMNILSDLEKILTQ; this comes from the coding sequence ATGAATAATAAAAAAAATAATAAACCGGCAAGGAAGAGCGATCAGTCACTGCCTTTGTTTAATCCGGAAAATAAATCAGATGCCATAGTAACCAATAATGAAATTACACGACCCGCTGACAAAAAAGAGAAAGTTGATAACCTGGAAGAAAAAAGTGCAAGTTTTATACCTGGTAAAAAGTATTTGCAAACCGGTGGGATAAGGACAGAAAATCAGGGAGAAGGTGCTATAAAAAAAGTTGAAAATAATTCAGGCACAGCAGTATGTATATACTTCCAGGTCCATCAACCTTTTCGCTTAAGGGAATACAGCTTTACACATATTGGCAATGATCACTTCTATGAAAATTACGAACAGAATATTGCTATTTTAAATCAGGTTTCAGAAAAATGTTATTTGCCTGCCAATAAAAAGTTTCTGGAATTACTTTCGCTGTACAAGGGTAAATTCAAGCTGACTTATTCTTTTTCAGGTGTAGTACTGGAACAATTGCAATTATACCGCCCGGATGTGCTGGAATCGTTTCAGGCATTGGTGGCATCCGGATACGTTGAAATTTTAGAAGAAACTTATTATCATTCTCTCAGTTATATCTTTTCTAAAAATGAATTCGACCGGCAGGTACAAATGCACCATGATAAAGTAAAAGAATTGTTTAGTGCAGAACCAACCATATTCAGAAATACAGAACTTATTTTCAACAATGATATTGCTGATCACATAGCGGGCCTTGGATACAGAGGCATGCTGTGTGAAGGTGCAGATAAATGGCTGAACGGTCGTTCACCAAACCAGGTTTTTGCAGTTCCGGGCAAAGAGAATTTTGGATTGTTACTGAAAAATTACAGGCTGAGCGATGACATTGCTTTCAGGTTCTCGAACAGCGGATGGGAACACTGGCCGCTTACCGCAGAGAAGTTTACAAACTGGATCCATAAGCATGCAGGCGCCGCTGAAACTATAAATTTATTTATGGACTATGAAACTTTTGGCGAGCATCAATGGAAAGAAACAGGCATCTTCAATTTTATTAGCAATTTACCGCCATTGATTTTAAAGCATCCTGACTTTCATTTCAGAACCGCTTCCGAAGTATTGGAATTATATCCTGTGCGGGACATTTACGATGTTCCTGACTATACTTCATGGGCTGATGCGGACAGGGATATTTCAGCCTGGAATGAAAATGAAATGCAAAAGGAAGCTTTTAACAGAATTTATGCTTTGGAAAATGCGGTAAAGCAAACTCAGGATGCAGACCTGCTGAAAGTTTGGGGAAAGCTGCAAACATCAGATCATTTTTATTATATGAGTACAAAATTCTGGTCGGATGGTGATGTACATAAATATTTTTCGCCATTTAATTCTCCTTATGATGCTGCCATTTATTACATGAATATACTTTCAGACCTGGAAAAAATACTCACGCAGTAA
- a CDS encoding tyrosine--tRNA ligase — MNFIEELKWRGLLFDTTPDTEHHLNSGSRSGYIGFDPSAPSLHIGNLMQIMLLVHFQRSGHKPIALVGGATGMIGDPSGKSEERKLLSEEKIREYEVKIKEQLSRFLDFGQKSNSASIENNYEWYKNMNVLEFLRDVGKYLTVNYMMAKDSVKNRLETGISFTEFSYQLLQGYDFFWLNQNRNCTLQMGGSDQWGNIVAGIELTRKKSGNELFAVTSPLVTRADGKKFGKTEEGTIWLDKTMTSPYKFYQFWLNIGDEEATKYIRYFSLFEEEEVQELEKNHVASPHLRLLQQVLAKDITIRVHSEDDYQQALQASKILFGQATAEELRSLSNRDFEEIFEGVPTTKLSRSDFDNGMEVMKLLVDETHFFPTRSDARRTIQGNGAGINKQQITLDQVVNADQLINNRYLLLQKGKKNYFLVIAE; from the coding sequence ATGAATTTTATCGAAGAATTGAAATGGCGGGGATTGCTGTTTGATACTACTCCCGATACGGAACATCACCTGAATTCAGGTTCCCGGTCAGGTTATATTGGATTCGATCCTTCGGCACCTTCACTCCATATCGGTAACCTGATGCAGATCATGCTGCTGGTTCATTTTCAGCGGTCAGGCCATAAGCCGATAGCTTTGGTAGGAGGTGCTACGGGGATGATCGGCGATCCATCCGGTAAATCGGAGGAACGGAAATTATTAAGTGAAGAAAAAATCCGTGAGTATGAAGTTAAAATTAAAGAGCAGCTAAGCCGGTTCCTGGATTTTGGACAAAAATCAAACAGCGCTTCCATTGAAAATAATTACGAGTGGTATAAAAATATGAATGTGCTGGAATTCCTGCGCGACGTGGGAAAATACCTTACGGTAAATTATATGATGGCAAAGGATTCGGTAAAGAACCGATTGGAAACGGGAATTTCATTTACTGAATTTTCATACCAGCTGCTGCAGGGTTACGATTTCTTCTGGCTGAACCAGAACAGGAATTGTACACTGCAGATGGGTGGTTCCGATCAATGGGGAAATATTGTTGCAGGAATAGAGCTTACCAGGAAAAAATCCGGCAATGAATTATTTGCAGTCACCAGTCCGCTTGTGACACGTGCCGATGGAAAAAAATTCGGTAAAACAGAAGAAGGCACTATCTGGCTCGATAAGACCATGACATCACCCTATAAGTTTTACCAGTTCTGGCTAAACATCGGCGATGAGGAGGCCACAAAGTACATACGGTACTTTTCTTTATTCGAAGAAGAAGAAGTGCAGGAGCTGGAAAAAAACCATGTTGCTTCACCTCACCTGCGCCTGCTTCAGCAGGTACTTGCAAAAGATATTACCATCCGCGTCCATTCAGAAGATGATTATCAGCAGGCGCTGCAGGCTTCTAAGATCCTGTTCGGACAAGCAACAGCGGAAGAGCTCCGATCACTGAGCAATCGTGATTTTGAGGAAATTTTTGAAGGCGTTCCAACCACAAAATTAAGCAGATCGGATTTTGATAATGGAATGGAGGTGATGAAATTATTGGTGGATGAAACTCATTTTTTTCCTACAAGAAGTGATGCTCGCCGCACCATTCAGGGCAATGGAGCCGGAATCAACAAGCAGCAAATTACCCTTGACCAGGTAGTGAACGCAGATCAGCTCATTAACAATCGCTACCTGCTGTTGCAAAAAGGAAAGAAGAATTATTTCCTGGTGATTGCAGAATGA
- a CDS encoding LapA family protein, protein MNRIYLVTIFILIVSLIFAIQNTATVAINFLIWHFYQSQALTVFLIFLAGFISGIFAELPAIWKKNQQLKAANKKLSEGFKSEPPATSTPV, encoded by the coding sequence ATGAACCGTATTTACCTTGTTACCATTTTCATCCTTATTGTTTCTCTTATTTTTGCCATCCAGAATACAGCCACAGTGGCTATAAATTTTCTTATCTGGCATTTTTATCAATCCCAGGCACTCACCGTTTTCCTGATATTTTTAGCAGGTTTTATTTCCGGGATATTTGCCGAACTTCCCGCTATATGGAAAAAAAATCAACAGCTAAAAGCAGCCAATAAAAAATTAAGCGAGGGCTTCAAATCAGAACCACCAGCTACTTCTACGCCTGTTTAG
- a CDS encoding CoA pyrophosphatase, whose product MKIIIGDQMQMDFSTFIERLTIQLSHSLPGEEVQLIMAPETRLRYREYYSSIPNPKKSGVLICIYPKKGIAHTVLMLRPDKQGIHSGQVSFPGGRQDKQDTDLEATALREANEEIGIQKNDVVIIGKLTPLLIPVSSFHVEPFIGYLNYAPVFSLNKAEVMDVIEMEVQELLEERMVLRDEFLSGTGLKINAPYYLVAGHKVWGATAMMLRELEELLRAVYNLD is encoded by the coding sequence TTGAAAATAATAATTGGTGATCAAATGCAAATGGATTTTTCAACCTTCATCGAAAGACTAACGATACAGCTCAGTCATTCGCTTCCGGGTGAAGAAGTCCAGCTAATTATGGCGCCGGAGACTCGACTTCGGTACCGGGAATATTATTCTTCCATTCCAAATCCAAAAAAAAGCGGTGTGCTCATCTGCATCTATCCTAAAAAAGGTATTGCGCATACCGTACTGATGCTGCGGCCTGACAAGCAGGGTATACACAGTGGTCAGGTTAGCTTCCCTGGCGGAAGGCAAGATAAGCAGGACACGGATCTGGAGGCAACGGCTTTGCGTGAAGCAAATGAAGAGATTGGCATTCAAAAAAATGACGTGGTTATCATTGGGAAGCTCACGCCTTTACTAATTCCTGTAAGCAGTTTCCATGTGGAGCCTTTCATTGGCTACCTTAATTACGCCCCGGTATTTAGTTTAAATAAAGCCGAAGTGATGGATGTTATTGAAATGGAAGTGCAGGAATTGCTGGAAGAGAGAATGGTGCTTCGGGATGAATTTTTATCTGGAACCGGCTTGAAGATAAACGCTCCGTATTATCTGGTTGCAGGCCACAAGGTATGGGGCGCAACGGCAATGATGCTTCGGGAGCTGGAAGAGCTGTTGAGGGCGGTTTACAATTTAGATTAA
- a CDS encoding gliding motility-associated C-terminal domain-containing protein: MLGGSKVQSQNLVPNFSFENYFHCPKGFNSMDTSAVIFPSVDRWYNPNNGTADYFNVCGDELDSIPLNVNGFQYPHSGNAYCGIICYSSEIKNYREYLQVKLLSALEGGRIYCVQFYVSNAGARILNEASGLLYYKSYAINSLGMNISQGRPVNYNIGDNILRISPQIVNDKDSILEDTLNWTLVSGLYFAKGGEQYLTIGNFISDDNLNKKIIAEGNGHEIYSLSYYFIDDVFVVPTDIIFKDIGPDTSLCKGDSMLLNITNPLATGYLWQDGITNPIYNVHESGEYLAKIFFGDCGSISDSLKINFVSQPQIFLGTDTSICESTALNLKASVEGNAQYQWQDGSGSNFFTASASGTYWLNATNECGNDQDTIHLDFINCNCRAVVPNVFTPNGDGVNDFMKPVMECNELTSYNLKIFNRWGELVFETNNVSDGWNGRYKSQPAETGTYIYLINYSGMIESRSLSKTKSGNFILMR, encoded by the coding sequence ATGCTGGGCGGAAGCAAGGTGCAGTCGCAAAATCTCGTTCCAAATTTCAGCTTCGAGAATTATTTTCATTGTCCAAAAGGATTTAATTCTATGGATACTTCTGCAGTTATATTTCCATCCGTAGATCGGTGGTATAATCCAAATAATGGTACTGCCGATTATTTTAATGTTTGTGGAGATGAGCTTGACAGTATTCCTTTAAATGTTAATGGATTTCAATATCCCCATAGCGGCAATGCTTATTGCGGTATCATCTGTTATTCGTCAGAGATTAAAAATTACCGGGAATATCTGCAGGTAAAGCTTCTTAGTGCTTTGGAGGGCGGAAGAATCTATTGCGTACAGTTTTATGTTTCTAACGCAGGTGCACGGATTTTGAATGAAGCTTCGGGCCTCTTATATTATAAATCTTATGCTATCAATTCTTTAGGGATGAATATATCACAGGGAAGGCCAGTAAATTATAATATAGGAGATAATATTCTAAGAATTTCGCCGCAGATAGTCAATGATAAAGATAGCATACTCGAAGACACACTAAACTGGACATTGGTATCCGGTCTGTACTTTGCGAAAGGGGGTGAACAGTATCTTACTATCGGCAACTTTATTAGTGACGATAACCTTAATAAAAAAATAATTGCAGAAGGAAACGGACATGAAATATATTCCTTATCCTATTATTTTATCGATGATGTTTTTGTAGTACCGACAGACATCATTTTCAAAGATATAGGACCCGATACAAGCCTTTGCAAAGGAGATTCAATGTTGCTTAATATCACCAATCCCCTGGCAACAGGTTATTTGTGGCAAGACGGAATTACTAATCCTATTTATAATGTCCATGAATCAGGCGAATATCTTGCAAAAATATTTTTTGGCGATTGCGGCAGCATTTCGGATTCTTTGAAAATTAACTTTGTTTCTCAACCGCAAATATTTTTAGGAACCGATACCTCCATTTGTGAATCAACTGCATTAAACCTTAAAGCTTCCGTTGAAGGCAATGCGCAGTATCAGTGGCAGGATGGATCCGGCAGTAACTTTTTCACTGCTTCTGCCAGCGGTACCTACTGGCTAAATGCAACGAATGAATGCGGAAATGATCAGGATACCATCCACCTTGATTTTATTAATTGTAATTGCAGAGCGGTGGTTCCTAATGTTTTTACTCCTAATGGAGATGGTGTGAATGATTTTATGAAGCCTGTTATGGAATGCAATGAACTGACTTCCTATAATTTGAAAATTTTTAACCGCTGGGGTGAATTGGTTTTCGAGACCAATAATGTAAGCGACGGGTGGAATGGAAGGTATAAAAGTCAACCTGCAGAAACAGGCACTTATATATATTTGATCAACTACAGTGGTATGATAGAAAGCCGCTCTCTTTCGAAAACTAAAAGTGGAAATTTTATTTTGATGAGATGA
- a CDS encoding sulfatase-like hydrolase/transferase, with the protein MKHHVLLLLLISVFNFIVIQESFAACNPGIATNLKLSDKKSCSIKLSWSPSTGQVNYYKVKYRVTGTTGWNSAKKVDLDLSYTFTDLNPSTSYDFAVTAYCKDGTSGENAIKTGSTTSCTIPETTTLNVFNNHSAIISWSGCPSSFNQLRYRKASSSTWFYVSTGSLQTVTLTTLSTNTAYVYQLVACKDTADNWSKIDSFTTTVARPNILFIILDDSRYDSFSSNGGPSWFHTSNMDRISKEGANFKVSCVVFSFCVPSRASIVTGLYPHKNGAVSNTSDITPGLPTTATILDSAGYYTGWIGKYHIDVSPQPGYDYWLGTKVNSGTDEFNNLQYNYNGTLKTINGHDTKTVTDSSAVFVDRHYTQNFFLTVAYHGPHNPFIPQPQYSGIYADDPMPVPPNTAPYTVNYPSFLYKQLPPTWYIAPSDIPPLYEGYFEMLAGIDEGIGEILQKLTDYDILDNTLVIFTSDNGYIFGEHGLFNKRLAYDPSIRVPLFVRYPAWYSANTVINNQIALNVDFAPTILAAAGIKTPYNFDGASLKDLSDGLVNRQYIYYEYIYSSAVVKLPYIRAVRSLNDMYISYGCNSQTEEFFDLTIDPLENTNQINKSSYSSLINTFRNQLATFETTLHDNYLTPISTCSLLNPQKNEEVNYTDSDLDIDPSQLIVYPVPATKEIDYYFISRSDDANAKLVLTNLYGEVVQQQPLNVAHGENAGNLNLNPNLTSGLYYLTVNCASARLTSRIVINPE; encoded by the coding sequence ATGAAACACCATGTACTCCTATTGCTATTAATAAGTGTCTTTAATTTTATCGTAATTCAAGAATCATTTGCAGCCTGCAATCCGGGAATAGCCACTAATCTTAAGCTTTCTGATAAAAAGAGCTGTTCCATAAAATTATCGTGGAGTCCTTCCACAGGTCAGGTAAATTACTATAAAGTAAAATACAGAGTTACAGGTACTACCGGCTGGAACTCTGCTAAAAAGGTTGACCTTGACTTATCTTATACCTTTACCGATCTTAATCCCTCTACTTCATACGATTTTGCTGTAACGGCCTATTGCAAAGATGGTACGTCAGGTGAAAATGCAATAAAAACAGGATCTACCACTTCGTGCACCATTCCGGAGACAACCACATTAAATGTCTTTAATAATCATTCCGCCATCATCAGCTGGAGTGGCTGTCCCTCATCTTTTAATCAGTTGCGCTATAGAAAAGCATCGTCCTCCACCTGGTTCTATGTTTCCACAGGGTCTTTGCAAACGGTTACCTTGACTACGCTCAGCACAAATACTGCGTATGTATATCAGTTAGTGGCATGTAAAGATACCGCTGATAATTGGTCAAAGATTGACTCATTTACTACCACCGTAGCAAGGCCTAATATTTTATTTATTATACTTGATGATTCGAGGTACGACAGTTTTAGTTCCAATGGTGGTCCTTCCTGGTTTCATACTTCCAATATGGATCGTATAAGTAAAGAAGGAGCCAATTTTAAAGTAAGCTGTGTTGTTTTTTCCTTTTGCGTTCCCAGCCGTGCATCCATTGTAACAGGACTGTACCCTCATAAGAATGGAGCAGTTTCCAATACTTCAGATATTACTCCCGGCTTGCCTACTACCGCTACCATTTTAGACAGTGCCGGCTATTACACCGGGTGGATTGGTAAATATCATATCGATGTGAGTCCTCAGCCCGGATATGATTATTGGTTGGGTACAAAGGTGAACAGCGGTACGGATGAATTCAATAACCTGCAATACAATTATAATGGAACGCTAAAAACTATTAACGGACATGATACCAAAACAGTAACGGATTCTTCAGCTGTTTTTGTAGACCGGCATTATACCCAAAACTTTTTTCTTACAGTAGCATATCATGGACCGCATAATCCTTTTATTCCGCAACCGCAGTATTCTGGCATCTATGCCGACGATCCAATGCCGGTTCCTCCGAACACTGCTCCTTATACCGTAAACTATCCGTCATTTTTATATAAGCAGCTTCCTCCTACATGGTATATTGCTCCTTCTGATATTCCACCGCTTTATGAAGGGTATTTTGAAATGTTAGCAGGTATCGATGAAGGCATAGGTGAAATTCTTCAGAAACTTACCGATTACGACATACTTGATAATACACTGGTGATTTTTACAAGTGATAATGGCTATATTTTTGGAGAACATGGCTTATTTAATAAGCGCCTTGCCTACGATCCTTCAATTCGTGTTCCACTCTTTGTGAGGTATCCTGCTTGGTATAGTGCCAATACAGTTATCAATAACCAGATAGCTTTAAATGTGGATTTTGCGCCTACCATACTGGCTGCAGCAGGAATTAAAACTCCTTACAATTTTGACGGGGCGTCTCTTAAAGATCTTTCTGACGGTTTAGTAAACAGGCAATATATTTATTATGAATACATTTATTCATCTGCAGTAGTAAAATTACCCTATATAAGAGCTGTTCGTTCCTTAAATGACATGTATATCAGCTATGGATGCAATAGCCAAACGGAAGAGTTCTTCGACCTTACAATCGATCCGCTAGAAAACACCAATCAGATAAATAAATCATCGTACTCTTCATTAATAAATACTTTCAGAAATCAGCTTGCTACTTTCGAAACTACCCTTCATGATAACTATCTTACCCCTATCTCTACATGTTCCCTTTTAAACCCCCAGAAAAATGAAGAGGTGAATTATACAGACAGTGATTTAGATATTGATCCATCTCAGCTTATAGTATATCCTGTGCCTGCTACAAAGGAAATAGACTATTACTTTATTTCCAGATCCGATGATGCTAATGCAAAGCTGGTTTTGACTAATTTATATGGAGAGGTCGTGCAACAACAGCCACTAAATGTTGCTCATGGTGAAAACGCTGGTAACCTGAACCTGAACCCGAATTTAACTTCCGGGCTTTATTATCTGACAGTAAATTGCGCATCAGCAAGGTTAACCAGCCGTATAGTGATTAACCCGGAATAA